TGCCCCGACAGCGAGCCAGGGCGAAAGCTTCGAGGAATGATCCCAATTCAACATTCCATCCCGGGTTTCCTTGTAGCCGCGCAAACAATCTTTTTGCCAAATATATGCGTTCATTCGGTCGATACCGGCTGCTTCCCCGCCCGGGATATGAGGATGCAGGTGCGTGATCCGCTTTGCGATCGCCTGGCCATCCAGTCCGCTCGGTCCTCTTTTCATCAAAGGCTCCGGCAGCGCAGTGGGGGCGGGATAGGGGGCTGGAACCTGAAGACGACCTTCGATGGCTTTTCGAAAATGCGTGAAAACTTCGGGTAGATCCCCTATGGGGAAAGGCAGATCAGCCTCGTTATAAAGGCTTCTTGTTTCCAAGGCCTCACAGGAAATTCCGAGGCTCCTTATCCACGCTTCGTCCGCCTGCTCATCGCTGCAGGCTTCCTTGCTATAAAAAATGCGATCAAAGCTTTGCTTCTGGAGCAGTTCAGGAAGAACGTCCCGGATGTCTCTATCCTCGATCTGAATGGCAGCGCCGCGATCTTCCACGGCTGCTTGAAACGAGGCGAGAGAAGCCCAGAGAAAGCTGCGGCGGAACTTTCCCGCACGTCTCTGACTTGCTGAAGGACACCAAAGAATATGCCCCTGTGTCGCGAGCTGCTGGAAGCGGAGTAACGCTGGATTATCATGCATTCTCAGGTCAGAGCGAAGCCAGTACAAACCTCTCATCCTCAGTCCTCCCGGGAAAACCTTGCG
The Oligoflexus sp. genome window above contains:
- a CDS encoding DASH family cryptochrome, yielding MRGLYWLRSDLRMHDNPALLRFQQLATQGHILWCPSASQRRAGKFRRSFLWASLASFQAAVEDRGAAIQIEDRDIRDVLPELLQKQSFDRIFYSKEACSDEQADEAWIRSLGISCEALETRSLYNEADLPFPIGDLPEVFTHFRKAIEGRLQVPAPYPAPTALPEPLMKRGPSGLDGQAIAKRITHLHPHIPGGEAAGIDRMNAYIWQKDCLRGYKETRDGMLNWDHSSKLSPWLAVGALSPRLIHAEIKRYESERIQNASTYWLYFELLWREYFHWIAHKWGSRLFTGMKAQAQTPASSEAFAAWSQARTGQAFIDANMKELNLTGWMSNRGRQNVANYFVKTMGGDWRSGAAYFEKQLIDYDPASNWGNWAYQAGTGQDPRDRRFDPEHQASLYDPEGLYVRLWNKAQEPTSPRA